The following proteins are co-located in the Candidatus Deferrimicrobiaceae bacterium genome:
- the kdpA gene encoding potassium-transporting ATPase subunit KdpA translates to MDTYGWIELALFLALLLALTRPMGSWLCKVLDPRARTFLDPVLRPVEKGFYRAMGVDPEIEQGWKRYAFSLLLFSLVGGLFSYLVLRVQHRLPLNPQGLGPVADHLSFNTAISFITNTNWQSYGGESTMSYLSQMLALALHNFTSAASGIAVAAALVRGISRNSAKTIGNFWVDLVRIHLYMLLPLSLVFAVFLMSQGMIQNFKPYATAHTLDNGAVQTIVQGPMASQVAIKMLGTNGGGYTNANAAHPYENPTPLSNFVQILSIFLIPGGLTYYLGRMVKHQRHGWAIWGAMAILFLAGLLVCWGAESYGNPRLHALGVSSLDGNMEGKEVRFGIFDSALFATVTTDASCGAVNAMHDSFTPIGGLVPLLNMHLGEVVFGGVGAGLYGMLVFVVLTVFLAGLMVGRTPEYLGKKIEAYDVKVCVIAILVLIFDILCFTAWAVSSKWGIAGLNNVGPHGFSEILYAYSSTTGNNGSAFAGLSANTPWYDTTLAISMMLGRFFFIVPVLALAGSLGCKKLVPESGGSFPVTGVMFVILLVGTVLIVGALSFFPALSLGPIVEHFLMVRSTTLF, encoded by the coding sequence ATGGATACGTACGGCTGGATCGAACTCGCACTTTTCCTTGCCCTGCTCCTGGCGCTCACTAGGCCGATGGGAAGCTGGCTGTGCAAGGTGCTCGATCCGCGGGCAAGGACCTTCCTCGATCCCGTGCTCCGTCCGGTCGAGAAGGGTTTCTACCGCGCGATGGGCGTCGATCCCGAAATCGAGCAGGGCTGGAAGCGGTACGCCTTCTCCCTCCTCCTGTTCAGCCTGGTCGGGGGGCTGTTTTCCTACCTCGTGCTTCGGGTCCAGCACCGTCTCCCGCTCAATCCGCAAGGGCTTGGACCGGTCGCCGACCACCTCTCGTTCAACACGGCGATCAGCTTCATCACCAACACTAACTGGCAGAGCTACGGCGGGGAGTCCACGATGTCGTACCTCTCCCAGATGCTTGCGCTCGCCCTCCACAACTTCACATCCGCCGCATCCGGAATCGCCGTCGCGGCCGCCCTGGTCCGCGGGATCTCGCGGAACAGCGCGAAGACGATCGGCAACTTCTGGGTCGATCTCGTGCGAATCCACCTCTACATGCTGCTTCCGCTGTCGCTCGTGTTCGCCGTATTCCTCATGTCCCAGGGGATGATCCAGAACTTCAAGCCCTATGCCACGGCGCACACGCTCGACAACGGCGCCGTCCAGACCATCGTCCAGGGGCCGATGGCGTCGCAGGTGGCGATCAAGATGCTGGGGACCAACGGCGGCGGGTACACCAACGCGAATGCGGCGCACCCTTACGAAAATCCGACGCCGCTCTCCAACTTTGTCCAGATCCTGTCGATCTTCCTCATCCCCGGCGGGCTCACTTACTACCTGGGCCGGATGGTGAAGCACCAGCGTCACGGCTGGGCGATCTGGGGCGCGATGGCCATCCTGTTCCTGGCGGGGCTGCTCGTGTGCTGGGGAGCCGAAAGCTACGGCAACCCGCGATTGCACGCACTCGGAGTCAGTTCCCTCGACGGCAACATGGAAGGAAAGGAGGTCCGCTTCGGGATCTTCGACAGCGCCTTGTTCGCCACCGTGACGACCGACGCTTCCTGCGGGGCGGTCAACGCGATGCACGATTCGTTCACCCCGATCGGCGGGCTCGTCCCGCTGCTCAACATGCATCTGGGCGAGGTGGTCTTCGGAGGAGTGGGCGCAGGGCTCTACGGGATGCTGGTCTTCGTCGTCCTGACCGTCTTCCTCGCGGGGCTCATGGTCGGGCGAACGCCGGAGTACCTGGGCAAGAAGATCGAGGCGTACGACGTAAAGGTCTGTGTCATCGCGATCCTGGTGCTGATCTTCGACATCCTCTGCTTCACGGCCTGGGCAGTGAGCAGCAAGTGGGGGATCGCGGGGCTTAACAACGTCGGGCCGCACGGCTTCAGCGAGATCCTGTACGCCTACTCCTCCACCACGGGCAACAACGGCAGCGCCTTCGCGGGTCTTTCGGCCAACACCCCCTGGTACGACACGACGCTGGCCATCTCGATGATGCTCGGCCGCTTCTTCTTCATCGTGCCCGTCCTGGCGCTGGCCGGCAGCCTGGGATGCAAGAAGCTGGTGCCCGAAAGCGGCGGCAGTTTCCCGGTCACGGGCGTCATGTTCGTCATCCTGCTGGTCGGCACCGTGCTGATCGTGGGGGCGCTCAGCTTCTTTCCCGCTCTCTCGCTGGGCCCCATCGTCGAGCATTTCCTGATGGTCCGTTCCACCACGTTGTTCTGA
- a CDS encoding sigma-54 dependent transcriptional regulator yields MTETVEGVPPLSVLVVDDEANIRKTLAICLEADGHRVIAVSNFQDAVSENGSRSFDMAFVDLRLGAADGLDLIPALLAVSPWLKIVVITAYASIDSAVEAIRRGATDYLPKPFTPAQIRIAVRKVAEVRALENKIASLSEDLRRAAPDADFESASPAMRRAIETARQVAGTDVAILLRGESGTGKTVLARAIHGWSRRAKKPLGIVSCPTLSPELLESELFGHIRGAFTGALRDAPGRFAACEGGTLFLDEIGDLPLSLQPKLLRVLQDGEYERVGDPVTRRADVRIVAATHIDLDAAVREGRFREDLLYRLDVIRIDLPPLRERPEDIPAIADRLLAYYGRLHHRRFLGFTDEAAGRLSIHSWPGNLRELRNVIERASILCTADRVGVEALPDRLEGGEPPPRVGGRFSLEQVEEEHIRRILATAKSLQEAAEMLGIDQATLWRRRKQYGI; encoded by the coding sequence TTGACCGAGACAGTCGAAGGAGTACCGCCGCTTTCCGTTCTCGTCGTCGACGACGAAGCGAACATCCGGAAGACGCTGGCGATCTGCCTCGAGGCCGACGGGCATCGGGTCATCGCGGTCAGCAACTTCCAGGATGCCGTCTCCGAGAACGGCTCCCGGTCGTTCGATATGGCATTCGTCGACCTGCGTCTCGGCGCCGCCGACGGCCTCGATCTGATCCCCGCGCTCCTGGCTGTCTCCCCATGGCTCAAGATCGTCGTCATCACCGCCTACGCCTCGATCGACAGCGCGGTCGAAGCGATTCGGCGCGGTGCGACCGACTACCTTCCGAAGCCGTTCACCCCGGCGCAGATCCGGATCGCGGTGCGCAAGGTCGCCGAGGTGCGGGCGCTCGAGAACAAGATCGCCTCCCTGAGCGAGGATTTGAGGCGCGCGGCGCCGGATGCCGACTTCGAGAGCGCCAGTCCCGCGATGAGGAGGGCCATCGAGACGGCCCGGCAGGTGGCGGGAACCGATGTGGCGATCCTGCTTCGGGGGGAGAGCGGGACGGGCAAAACCGTCCTGGCGCGCGCAATCCACGGCTGGAGCCGGCGGGCGAAGAAGCCGCTCGGGATCGTCTCCTGTCCGACGCTGTCCCCCGAGCTGCTCGAGAGCGAGCTTTTCGGTCATATCCGCGGCGCCTTCACGGGGGCGTTGCGCGACGCCCCCGGCCGCTTTGCGGCATGCGAGGGAGGAACGCTCTTCCTCGACGAGATCGGCGACCTGCCGCTCTCCCTCCAGCCGAAGCTGCTCCGCGTGTTGCAGGACGGGGAATACGAGCGGGTCGGCGACCCGGTCACGCGCCGCGCCGACGTCCGGATCGTCGCCGCGACCCACATCGACCTCGACGCGGCCGTGCGCGAAGGGCGATTCCGGGAGGATCTGCTCTATCGGCTCGACGTCATCCGGATCGACCTGCCGCCTTTGCGGGAGCGGCCGGAGGATATCCCGGCGATCGCCGACCGGCTGCTGGCGTATTACGGGCGCCTCCATCATCGCCGCTTCCTCGGCTTCACGGACGAGGCGGCCGGACGTCTTTCCATCCACAGCTGGCCCGGGAACCTGAGAGAGCTCCGGAACGTCATCGAGCGGGCGTCCATCCTTTGTACGGCCGACCGGGTCGGCGTCGAGGCGCTTCCGGACCGGCTCGAGGGCGGGGAGCCGCCTCCCCGGGTCGGGGGGCGATTCAGTCTCGAGCAGGTCGAGGAGGAACATATCCGCCGGATTCTCGCCACGGCGAAGTCGCTCCAGGAGGCCGCCGAAATGCTGGGGATCGACCAGGCCACCCTTTGGCGCCGGCGAAAGCAGTACGGCATCTAG
- a CDS encoding cytochrome ubiquinol oxidase subunit I, which produces MDVLSLSRLQFAVTCMFHFIFVPLTLGISILVAWMETHYVRTGDGQYKRMAKFWGKLFLINFALGVVTGITMEFQFGMNWAEYSKYVGDIFGAPLAIEATVAFFLESVFIGVWIFGWDKVSKKVHLMSIWIVAIATNVSGLVIILANGWMQHPVGYVLRNGRAEMVDFPAVLTNTYGLLKFAHQITSAYTVGAFFVMGVSAYHLLHKHDNPKFFRSSFRIAATFGLVATLLVAFVGDQSALEVVKTQPAKFAAMESVWETQKGAPIHLFMLPDEEGGHNHYETIAIPHMLSFLATHEFDGEVRGLKSIPRDERPPVMPVFVSFRTMAGIGSYLILMALIGFVLSRKTGVLEKYPFFLKVMVFTIPVPYIANQLGWIVAEMGRQPWIVYGVLKTADGVSKAISTTQVLGSLVGFTLLYGFLGVIDIYLLAKYARLGPVDDQGTH; this is translated from the coding sequence ATGGATGTCCTGTCGCTGAGCAGGCTGCAGTTCGCGGTCACTTGCATGTTCCACTTCATCTTTGTTCCGCTGACGCTGGGCATCTCCATCCTGGTCGCCTGGATGGAGACGCACTACGTCCGCACCGGCGACGGGCAGTACAAGCGCATGGCGAAGTTCTGGGGCAAGCTGTTCCTCATCAACTTCGCGCTCGGCGTCGTGACCGGCATCACGATGGAGTTCCAGTTCGGCATGAACTGGGCCGAGTACTCCAAGTACGTCGGCGACATCTTCGGGGCGCCGCTGGCCATCGAAGCGACCGTCGCCTTCTTCCTCGAATCGGTCTTCATCGGCGTCTGGATCTTCGGCTGGGACAAGGTGAGCAAGAAGGTCCACCTGATGTCGATCTGGATCGTCGCGATCGCCACCAACGTCTCGGGACTCGTCATCATCCTCGCCAACGGCTGGATGCAGCACCCGGTCGGCTACGTGCTCCGTAACGGCCGCGCCGAGATGGTCGATTTCCCCGCGGTCCTCACCAATACCTACGGGCTGCTCAAGTTCGCCCACCAGATCACCTCGGCCTACACGGTGGGCGCCTTTTTCGTGATGGGCGTTTCCGCCTATCACCTGTTGCACAAGCATGACAACCCGAAGTTCTTCCGGTCTTCCTTCCGGATCGCGGCCACGTTCGGCCTCGTCGCCACGCTGCTGGTGGCATTCGTCGGCGACCAGTCGGCGCTTGAAGTCGTCAAGACGCAGCCCGCCAAATTCGCGGCGATGGAATCGGTGTGGGAGACGCAGAAAGGCGCGCCCATCCACCTCTTCATGCTCCCCGACGAGGAAGGGGGTCACAATCATTACGAGACGATCGCGATTCCCCACATGCTCAGTTTCCTGGCGACGCACGAGTTCGACGGCGAGGTTCGCGGGCTCAAGAGCATCCCGCGGGATGAGCGCCCGCCGGTGATGCCCGTGTTTGTCAGCTTCCGGACCATGGCGGGGATCGGCAGCTATCTCATCCTGATGGCGTTGATCGGCTTCGTCCTCTCCCGGAAGACGGGGGTCCTCGAGAAGTACCCGTTCTTCCTCAAGGTGATGGTGTTCACCATCCCGGTGCCGTACATCGCCAACCAGCTCGGCTGGATCGTCGCCGAGATGGGCCGCCAGCCCTGGATCGTCTACGGCGTGCTCAAGACGGCCGACGGGGTGTCGAAGGCGATCTCCACGACGCAGGTGCTCGGGTCGCTTGTCGGCTTCACGCTGCTCTACGGCTTCCTGGGCGTGATCGACATCTACCTGCTGGCGAAGTACGCGCGGCTCGGGCCGGTCGACGACCAGGGCACCCACTAA
- a CDS encoding BrnT family toxin, whose amino-acid sequence MVNMEYEWDPKKAIGNFKKHGVMFADAVTVFGDDRALTIEDPEPDEERFMTMGMDAMGRILVVIYTWREDRIRIISARSALPNETQTYFEVRS is encoded by the coding sequence ATGGTAAATATGGAATACGAGTGGGATCCGAAAAAAGCGATTGGAAATTTTAAAAAGCATGGCGTTATGTTTGCTGACGCGGTCACTGTTTTTGGTGATGACCGCGCCTTGACGATCGAAGACCCGGAACCTGATGAAGAAAGATTTATGACGATGGGTATGGATGCAATGGGAAGGATATTAGTCGTGATTTACACATGGAGAGAAGACCGAATAAGAATTATATCGGCGAGATCCGCGCTCCCAAATGAAACCCAGACATATTTCGAGGTGAGGTCATGA
- a CDS encoding DUF2059 domain-containing protein, producing MRCWRPILVVILVLVASPSLAEQGTYRDETLNNDIRELLAVTNATKLGDQMLDQIFTAYERLIPNVPTEVWQKTRERLRASDLMELVIPIYAKHFNSEDIRGIISFYKSPIGKKYIENQSVIMKESMAIGMAWGKEVANSIKKELKTKGYELPSSL from the coding sequence ATGCGATGTTGGAGACCGATACTTGTTGTCATTCTTGTGCTGGTTGCTTCTCCGTCATTGGCAGAACAAGGAACATATAGAGATGAGACGCTAAATAATGATATTCGGGAATTACTGGCGGTTACGAATGCAACAAAACTTGGTGACCAGATGTTGGATCAAATATTTACCGCATATGAAAGGTTAATTCCAAATGTTCCAACCGAAGTATGGCAGAAAACAAGGGAAAGGCTGCGCGCAAGCGATTTAATGGAACTTGTAATTCCTATATATGCGAAACATTTTAATAGCGAAGATATTAGAGGGATAATATCATTTTATAAATCACCGATCGGTAAAAAATACATTGAAAACCAAAGCGTAATAATGAAAGAAAGTATGGCTATCGGTATGGCATGGGGGAAAGAAGTTGCGAATAGTATTAAAAAAGAATTAAAGACAAAAGGATATGAATTGCCTAGTTCATTATAA
- a CDS encoding BrnA antitoxin family protein, with amino-acid sequence MRKEYDFSNGKRGALDPLPTGKTRITIRFDDDVLAWFKNAVESKGGGNYQTLINFALREYIKQQGETLEEIVRRLVKEEIKKVG; translated from the coding sequence ATGAGAAAAGAATATGATTTTTCTAATGGGAAAAGGGGAGCATTAGACCCGTTACCGACTGGGAAAACCCGGATTACAATTCGATTTGATGATGATGTATTGGCATGGTTTAAAAATGCAGTTGAATCGAAAGGCGGGGGGAATTATCAGACCCTAATTAATTTCGCTTTAAGAGAATATATTAAGCAGCAGGGGGAAACGCTGGAAGAAATAGTTAGGAGACTGGTTAAAGAGGAAATTAAGAAAGTCGGTTAA
- the cydB gene encoding cytochrome d ubiquinol oxidase subunit II produces the protein MELQVTWFVLWAVLWAVYFMLDGFVLGAGMLQAVVGKTDAERRVVINTLGPIWDGNEVWLITAGGATFAAFPTTYALMFSYLYTALLLLLFSLIVRGVAFEFRGKLDGAGWKAGWDRAIQVTGFLPALLFGVAFGNIFEGLPMTAEGYQGSFFGLLNPYALLTGVLFVALFLQHGALYLSVKTAGVMSVRAAKTANALWPVVLVVAVGFLAYTPFATKLLGNYLNTPALFVAPVLAVAALVGIRVFSEQGKPFHAFFASCALILLVVGTGVIGLFPNLIPSSLDPAASLTIYNSSSSQYTLAIMTAVAFIFVPIVIAYKIWVYRIFRARVTVDQVTGDPSAY, from the coding sequence ATGGAGCTTCAGGTCACTTGGTTCGTTCTCTGGGCGGTGCTGTGGGCCGTCTACTTCATGCTCGACGGTTTCGTGCTGGGCGCCGGCATGCTTCAAGCGGTCGTGGGCAAGACCGACGCCGAGCGTCGTGTCGTCATCAACACGCTGGGGCCCATCTGGGACGGCAACGAAGTGTGGCTGATCACGGCCGGAGGCGCGACGTTCGCGGCGTTCCCGACGACCTACGCGCTGATGTTCAGCTACCTCTACACGGCGCTGCTGCTTCTGCTCTTCTCGCTGATCGTCCGCGGCGTCGCCTTCGAGTTCCGCGGCAAGCTCGACGGCGCGGGGTGGAAGGCGGGCTGGGACCGGGCCATCCAGGTCACGGGCTTCCTGCCCGCGCTGCTGTTCGGCGTCGCGTTCGGCAATATTTTCGAGGGGCTTCCGATGACTGCGGAAGGGTATCAGGGTTCCTTCTTCGGGCTGCTGAACCCCTACGCGCTGCTGACGGGCGTCCTCTTCGTCGCCCTGTTCCTCCAGCACGGCGCGCTCTACCTGTCGGTCAAGACGGCCGGGGTGATGTCCGTACGCGCGGCGAAGACGGCGAACGCCCTCTGGCCGGTCGTGCTTGTCGTCGCGGTGGGCTTCCTCGCCTATACGCCGTTCGCAACGAAGCTGCTCGGCAACTATCTCAACACCCCGGCGCTCTTCGTCGCCCCCGTGCTGGCGGTCGCCGCGCTGGTCGGCATCCGCGTCTTCTCGGAGCAGGGCAAGCCGTTTCACGCCTTCTTTGCCTCGTGCGCGCTGATCCTCCTGGTCGTCGGCACGGGCGTGATCGGGCTGTTCCCCAACCTGATCCCGTCGTCGCTCGATCCGGCGGCCTCGCTCACGATCTACAACTCGTCGTCATCGCAGTACACGCTGGCGATCATGACGGCCGTGGCCTTCATCTTCGTGCCCATCGTCATCGCCTACAAGATCTGGGTCTACCGGATCTTCCGCGCCCGCGTGACGGTCGATCAGGTCACCGGCGATCCGTCGGCGTACTAG
- a CDS encoding Rrf2 family transcriptional regulator, whose translation MMELTRKGEYAIRGIVFLAQQPPGEMVLMSDLAAATDAPAAFMAKILQAFVKQGIVRSFRGAKGGFTLARPAGSITLREIVESVEGPIVPNRCLTGRGACERDGGCNVHPVWKRVQAQVISILDGVTIAELARGHDRPAGKSGKKG comes from the coding sequence ATGATGGAGCTTACCCGCAAGGGGGAATACGCGATCCGGGGAATCGTATTCCTGGCGCAGCAGCCGCCGGGCGAGATGGTTCTCATGAGCGATCTCGCCGCCGCCACCGATGCGCCGGCCGCCTTCATGGCCAAGATCCTCCAGGCATTCGTCAAGCAGGGCATCGTCCGGTCGTTCCGCGGTGCAAAAGGTGGATTCACGCTGGCGCGGCCGGCTGGGTCGATCACGCTCCGCGAGATCGTCGAGTCCGTCGAGGGACCCATCGTGCCGAATCGCTGCCTGACGGGAAGAGGGGCCTGCGAACGCGACGGCGGATGCAATGTTCACCCGGTCTGGAAACGCGTGCAGGCGCAGGTCATTTCAATCCTTGACGGGGTGACGATCGCCGAGCTGGCGCGGGGGCACGACCGACCCGCTGGAAAATCCGGCAAAAAAGGATAA
- a CDS encoding APC family permease has protein sequence MTDSGPPEISTLGGRLRRTLFGAPKKVDDPSIFHKLSLVPLLAWIGLGADGLSSSAYGPEEAFRALGGHTYLALLLGLATALTVFIISYAYSRIIEHFPYGGGGYIVATHMLGDKAGVVSGSALLVDYILTITVSIVACADALFSFLPIHYQVYKVPFSAMLILLLIVLNIRGVKESITIMAPIFMVFFFTHLFLLGYGIFGNLHHVAPAVQAFQFNFARDISSIGGIAMVLMVLHAYSLGGGTYTGIEAVSNGLQIMREPHVKTGKRTMVYMATSLAITAGGLFFCYILVGAKPEEGRTLNAVLADMLYGHWSFGPALALVTIFSEGALLLLAAQAGFIDGPRVMANMAVDSWLPHRFSALSERLTMQNGVVLMGLSAMALLFYTKGSISALIVMYSINVFLTFSLSEFGMARFFITHRKTEKEWKQHLAVHATGLTLCLTILVITTIEKFREGGWITLVITSCVIGLCYWIRGHYGAVREEMKHLDEMLTNLPLSEHANEAATDRREMTAVILVNQYNGFGIHTVLSIVRNYKRFYKNFVFLSVAVVDSGSFKGAAEIEALKDSVQTSLDLYVKLAQRLGFAAEGRMTIGTEVVSAATQLCQEVAKAFPQSMFFTGQLTFRLEKFYHRILHNETAFAIQRRLHWYNIPTVILPIRMDA, from the coding sequence ATGACCGATTCCGGTCCGCCCGAAATATCGACGCTTGGCGGACGTCTGCGCCGTACCCTGTTCGGGGCTCCGAAGAAGGTCGATGATCCGTCGATCTTCCACAAATTGTCGCTCGTTCCGCTGCTGGCGTGGATCGGGCTGGGCGCCGACGGCCTGTCATCCTCCGCCTACGGCCCCGAGGAAGCGTTCCGGGCGCTGGGCGGCCACACTTATCTCGCGCTCCTTCTGGGGCTGGCGACGGCGCTGACCGTCTTCATCATCTCCTACGCCTATTCGCGGATTATCGAGCACTTCCCGTACGGGGGCGGCGGGTACATCGTCGCGACGCACATGCTGGGGGACAAGGCGGGCGTCGTCTCCGGCAGCGCGCTGCTCGTCGACTACATCCTGACGATCACGGTCTCGATCGTCGCCTGCGCCGACGCGCTGTTCAGCTTCCTGCCGATCCATTACCAGGTGTACAAGGTGCCGTTCAGCGCGATGCTGATCCTCCTCCTCATCGTCCTCAACATCCGGGGCGTCAAGGAATCGATCACGATCATGGCGCCGATCTTCATGGTCTTCTTCTTCACCCACCTGTTCCTGCTGGGGTACGGCATCTTCGGCAACCTGCACCACGTCGCACCGGCCGTGCAGGCGTTCCAGTTCAACTTCGCACGCGACATCTCCTCCATCGGCGGGATCGCCATGGTGCTCATGGTGCTGCACGCCTACTCGCTGGGCGGCGGAACGTACACGGGCATCGAGGCGGTTTCCAACGGCCTCCAGATCATGCGCGAGCCGCACGTGAAGACCGGCAAGCGGACGATGGTCTACATGGCCACCTCGCTCGCGATCACCGCAGGCGGCCTGTTCTTCTGCTACATCCTGGTGGGCGCGAAGCCGGAAGAAGGCAGGACGCTCAACGCCGTGCTCGCCGACATGCTCTACGGGCACTGGTCGTTCGGACCCGCCCTGGCGCTGGTCACGATCTTCTCGGAAGGGGCGCTGCTGCTTTTGGCCGCGCAGGCGGGATTCATCGACGGGCCGCGCGTCATGGCGAACATGGCGGTCGATTCGTGGCTGCCGCACCGCTTCTCGGCGCTCTCCGAGCGGCTGACCATGCAGAACGGCGTGGTGCTGATGGGGCTTTCCGCGATGGCGCTGCTCTTCTACACGAAGGGATCGATCTCCGCCCTGATCGTCATGTACTCGATCAACGTGTTCCTCACCTTCTCCCTATCCGAGTTCGGCATGGCGCGTTTCTTCATCACGCACCGGAAGACCGAGAAGGAGTGGAAGCAGCATCTTGCCGTCCACGCGACCGGGTTGACGCTTTGCCTCACGATCCTCGTCATCACCACGATCGAGAAGTTCCGGGAGGGCGGCTGGATCACCCTCGTCATCACGTCGTGCGTGATCGGGCTGTGCTACTGGATCCGGGGGCATTACGGCGCGGTCCGGGAAGAGATGAAGCATCTCGACGAGATGCTGACGAACCTGCCGCTGTCCGAGCACGCGAACGAGGCGGCGACGGATCGCCGGGAGATGACGGCGGTGATCCTCGTCAACCAATACAACGGCTTCGGAATCCACACGGTGCTGTCGATCGTCCGCAACTACAAACGGTTCTACAAGAATTTCGTCTTCCTCTCGGTGGCCGTCGTCGACTCGGGCAGCTTCAAGGGCGCGGCGGAGATCGAGGCGTTGAAGGATTCGGTGCAGACCTCGCTCGACCTGTACGTCAAGCTGGCGCAGCGGCTCGGATTCGCGGCCGAGGGGCGGATGACGATCGGCACCGAGGTAGTCTCCGCGGCGACGCAACTTTGCCAGGAGGTGGCGAAGGCGTTCCCGCAGTCGATGTTCTTCACGGGCCAGCTCACCTTCCGTCTGGAGAAGTTCTATCACCGTATCCTGCACAACGAGACCGCATTCGCCATCCAGCGGCGGTTGCACTGGTACAACATCCCGACGGTGATCCTGCCGATCCGGATGGATGCATAA
- a CDS encoding ATP-binding protein, with protein MTLRQKLLLGFGGLLLIIAILGYHSISRVTELGRSIDVILRENYRSVLACQEMKDALAQMDRGAAFSLLGDENRGKEQISGNLPRFGKALDTEIHNITITGEGEKADRLRVLFGRYGAAIGSVGDSGLTPEARKKIYFSELMPLSGEINGTADAIQQMNQESMVSMDRDARTRAASAKRQTVVLLAVVLMVTALFMYGTGRWILRPIRTMIASTNEIRQGNLDLVLQAGAADEIGQLSDSFNEMAAALREFRRSGQAKMVRIQRSVQQAFDSLPDAIAVLDPDGRVEVATAAARDGFGLRPEVYLQDLPHAWAVPVVEKALRTGRPAQSPGPPVQQFIGNEERFWLPRAIPILDADKLPAGVMLVLEDVTRQREQDELKRSVISTVSHQLKTPLTSIRMAVHLLLDEKIGALAEKQVEVLLAARDDADRLNAILDDLLDISRIESGRAAMAFRPVPPALLATSVAEPFRAMARDSGLTFEVAVAGELPNVWVDPARITNVFDNLISNALKHTPAGGRVTLTAASDEGHVRFRVTDTGVGIPAQYLPHLFEPFFRVPGQGAETGIGLGLSIVKEIVEAHGGTVEAESREGEGSTFVITLNRADHVPREDHAS; from the coding sequence TTGACCCTTCGTCAGAAGCTGCTGCTCGGATTCGGCGGATTGCTGCTGATCATCGCAATTCTCGGTTATCACAGCATATCGCGCGTCACGGAACTGGGCCGGTCGATCGACGTGATCCTCCGCGAGAACTACCGGAGCGTGCTCGCCTGCCAGGAAATGAAGGACGCGCTCGCGCAGATGGACCGCGGCGCCGCCTTCTCGCTCCTCGGCGACGAAAATCGGGGCAAGGAGCAGATCTCGGGCAATCTTCCGAGATTCGGGAAGGCGCTTGATACCGAAATCCACAACATCACGATAACGGGCGAAGGGGAGAAGGCCGATCGGCTGCGCGTTCTGTTCGGGCGATACGGCGCCGCGATCGGATCGGTCGGCGACTCGGGCCTGACGCCGGAAGCGCGGAAGAAGATCTACTTCTCCGAACTGATGCCGCTTTCCGGCGAGATCAACGGCACGGCCGATGCGATCCAGCAGATGAATCAGGAAAGCATGGTGTCGATGGATCGTGACGCCCGGACCCGCGCCGCGTCGGCAAAGCGCCAGACGGTCGTGCTGTTGGCCGTCGTGTTGATGGTGACCGCGCTCTTCATGTACGGCACCGGCCGGTGGATCCTCCGCCCGATCCGCACGATGATCGCGTCGACGAACGAGATCCGCCAGGGAAATCTCGACCTCGTCCTCCAGGCCGGTGCGGCGGACGAGATCGGGCAGCTCTCGGATTCCTTCAACGAAATGGCGGCCGCCCTTCGCGAGTTCCGTCGCAGCGGACAGGCGAAGATGGTGCGGATCCAGCGATCGGTCCAGCAGGCATTCGACAGCCTTCCCGACGCGATTGCCGTCCTCGATCCCGACGGGCGCGTCGAGGTCGCGACTGCCGCCGCCCGCGACGGCTTCGGCCTCCGTCCGGAGGTCTATCTCCAGGACCTTCCCCATGCCTGGGCGGTCCCCGTGGTCGAGAAGGCGCTTCGGACCGGACGGCCGGCCCAATCTCCGGGACCGCCGGTGCAGCAATTCATCGGGAACGAGGAGCGGTTCTGGCTGCCGAGGGCGATCCCGATCCTCGATGCCGACAAGCTTCCGGCCGGCGTCATGCTGGTGCTGGAAGACGTGACGCGGCAGCGGGAGCAGGACGAGCTCAAGCGGAGCGTCATCTCCACGGTCTCCCATCAGTTGAAGACGCCGCTGACCTCCATCCGGATGGCGGTCCACCTGCTACTCGACGAGAAGATCGGCGCCCTGGCAGAAAAGCAGGTCGAGGTGCTGCTGGCCGCGCGCGACGACGCCGACCGGCTGAACGCGATCCTCGACGACCTGCTCGACATCAGCCGGATCGAATCCGGGAGGGCGGCGATGGCCTTTCGCCCGGTTCCCCCCGCCCTGCTCGCGACATCCGTCGCCGAACCGTTCAGGGCCATGGCGCGCGACAGCGGTCTCACATTCGAAGTGGCCGTGGCCGGGGAACTTCCCAACGTCTGGGTCGATCCGGCCCGCATCACAAATGTTTTCGACAATCTCATCTCCAATGCGCTCAAGCATACGCCGGCCGGTGGCCGCGTCACCCTGACGGCCGCTTCCGACGAGGGGCACGTCCGCTTCCGCGTGACCGACACCGGCGTCGGGATCCCCGCCCAATACCTGCCCCACCTGTTCGAGCCGTTTTTCCGCGTGCCCGGGCAGGGGGCCGAAACCGGGATCGGGCTCGGGCTCTCGATCGTGAAGGAGATCGTCGAGGCGCACGGCGGGACCGTCGAAGCAGAAAGCCGCGAGGGGGAAGGCAGTACCTTCGTCATCACACTCAACAGGGCGGATCACGTCCCCCGGGAGGATCACGCGTCATGA